The genomic stretch TCGCCCCGGCCACATCCGGATCGTTCAGGTCCAGTCCCACCGAGAACGGCGCCACCCCGCGGGTGGACACGACCGCAATCGGCTCGCCGTACAACTGCTCGTAGGCACGGAGCTCGTCGAAGAGCGATCCGGACGGGCCACCGGTGGCCCACGATCCGGCCAGCGCCGCGAACCGCTGCAGATCGCTCTCCCGCGTCAGGACCAGCTGCCGGGTCCGCGACTCGGCCTGCGTCAGCATCAACGGAACGGCGAACGCGATCACGGTCAACGCACCGAGGATCGTCAGCACCAGCACGATCCGCGCCCTCATCGGTCAGCCCGTCCAGCGATAGCCGAAACCACGGATCGTCTCGATCAGACCGCGGCGACCGAGCTTGGCCCGCAGGCCGGCCATGTGGACGTCCAGCGAGCGGGACACCGCCACGAACGCATCCCCCCACACCCGATCCATCAGCTGTTCCCGGCTCACCGCCGCCCCCGGCTCGTCGACCAGGACCGCCAGCAGATCGAACTCTTTGGTGGTCAGGGCGATGTCGACCCCGTCGACGCTCACCGTCCGCTCGTCGAGATCGACCACCACCGCGTCGAAGTGGCGTTTGCTGGTGGTCCGTGGCGCGGCCGCCGCCGCCCGTCGGCGGACCGCCTCGATGCGAGCCAGCAGCTCGGCCATCCGCACCGGCTTGACCAGGTAGTCGTCGGCCCCCAGCCGTAGCCCCCGCACCACCGAGCGTTCATCGTCCCGCGCGGTCTGGATCACCACCGGCACCGCACTCACCTTCCGCAGATCCCGCAGCACGTCGATACCGTCCATGTCCGGCAGACCAAGATCGAGCAGCACGACGTCGAACTCGCCGTGTCGGCGGAGCAGGTCCTGACCGCGGGTCAGCCGTACCGCCTCGACCCGGTGCAGGGCGAGGCCGTCGACCAGGGCGCCGGCCACCCCGTCGTCGTCCTCGACCACTGCGATCCGCATCGATCTCCATCCGACGGCCCTGGCTGCGCCTACCGCGCCCGGTGACCGGCCAAGCCTAGGACCGAACGGCAGCGGTCGTACCGGGCCTTCGACCGGCCCCGGTACGACCGTCACCGTCGAGGACGCCGGCTACCGACCCGCGCCCACCGGCTCCGTCCAGGCGTTGCCCTGCTCCCGGTCCAGGGCGGTGACCGACCGGTTCTTCATGAAGAACACGTAGACGACCAGGCTGACCGCGATGACCGCGGTGACGTAGACGATGAACATGGTGGTCTGACCGGCCGACGAGAACGCCTGGTAGATCACCGGTGCCGTCCCGCCGAAGATCGAGTTGGCCAGGGCGTACCCGAGACCGACGCCCAGCGCCCGGATGTGGGCCGGGAAGACCTCGGCCTTCACAATCGCGTTCACCGAGGTGTAGCCGGTCAGCATGATGTAGCCGATGGCGGTCAGCGCGAAGGCCGTCACGGGCGAAGTGGTCTGTGGCAGGTAGGTGATGAGCACCCAGGTGTAGAGAACACCGCCGACCCCGAAAAACACGAGCATCGGCTTGCGGCCGATCCGGTCGCTGATCAGGCCGCCGACCGGCTGCAGCACCATCAGCAGGATCAGGCTCAGCAGGTTGACCCAGGTGGCCGCGGTCGCCCCGTCCTCGCCGAACGCCTTCTTGACGATCGCCGGCGCGTTGACGCTGTACGTGTAGAAGGCGATGGTGCCGCCGGCGGTCACCAGGAAGACCCAGAGCAGCTTGCGCCAGTAGGTGGTGAACAGCTCCTTCAGTGACCCCGAGCCGGTGTCCCGACCCTCCTTGACCGCGGCGATGTGCTCAGCCGACAGCGACTCGTCCATCGTGCGGCGCAGCCACAGCACCACCAACGCGGCGATGCCGCCGATGAAGAAGCCGATCCGCCAGCCCCAGTCCTTGATGTCCTGAACGGGCATCACGCTGATCATGATCAGCAGGGTGAACTGGGCGAGCACATGGCCGCCGACGAGGGTGACGTACTGGAACGACGAGAAGAAGCCCCGCCGATTGGCGGTGGCTGCCTCCGACATGTACGTCGCCGACGTGCCGTACTCGCCGCCGGTGGCGAAGCCCTGCAGCAGCCGGACCGCGATGAGGATGATGGCCGCCCAGATGCCGATCGACTCCCGCGTCGGCATCAGCGCCACGATCATCGAGCAGGCCGACATCAGGGTGATGCTGACGGTCAGCGCCGCCTTGCGGCCGCGGCGGTCGGCGAACCGGCCGAAGAACCAGGACCCGATCGGGCGCATGACGAATGTGACGGCGAAGATGCCGTAGACGTAGATCGTCGAGTTCTTGTCGTTGGAGTCGAAGAACTGGTTCTCGAAGTACGCGGCGAAGACCGTGTAGATGTACACGTCGTACCACTCGACCAGGTTGCCGGACGAGCCCTTGATCGTGTTGAGGATCGCCCGCTGGGTGCTGATCGGCTTCACGGTGGCGTCGAGTGTCCCGCCCTCCGCGAGGGCCGGCCTTCCGAGATCGGACATGCGACGAAGCTCCTTTGCTTCCGGGCCCCGGACCGAGGCGGTGCCGCCGAACCGGCGGCGACGACCGTCACTATGCGCAGGTGACCAGGTACCCGGAAAGCGCGGCCCCGCTTTCTTAGCGGCGCCTTAAGGTGGGCCGCCGGCCGCCCCGGCCCGCAGCACGTCGCGCAGCTCCCGCAGCGCCTCGGCCGCGGCCTGCTCGACGACATCCGGCGGCTCGCCGGTGAAGTGGTGCCGGCGCACCGAGCAGCCGTCTGCGGTCGCCACGGCCAGAAACACCGTCCCCGGCGGTTGCGACTCCTCCGCGTCGGGGCCGCCGGCGCCGGTCGAGCTGACGGCGACATCCGCCCCGAGCAGGCTGCGGACCCGGGTCGCCATCCGGCGGGCGGTGTCCCCGGTGATCACCGGCCCCTCCGGCACCTCGAGCAGGGAGAACTTCACCTCGGAGTGGTAGGCGACCAGCGAACCCCGAAACCAGGCGGCCGACGAGGGGGCCGCCGCCAGCGCGGTCGCGACCCGCCCGGCGGTCACCGACTCGGCCGCCGCCACGCTGAGGCCCCGCTCATCGACGAGATCGGCGACGGCGCCGGCCAGCTCGGCCAGGACATCAGCCATCGGTCCGTCGCCGGTACACCCGCGCTTCCCACGGCTGCAGGGACAGCCGCGGCTGCGACGGCTCGGGCGACGGGGCGTTGGTCAGCAGCACCTCGGCGCGTTCCCATTCGGCGGCGTCCGGGATCTGATCGGCCACCGCCGTCTCATTCGACATGTTGGCGAGCACGAGCAGAGCAGTACCCGGTTCGGACCGGACGAACGCGTAGATCTGGTCGTGATCGGCCAGCAACATGGTGAAATCGCCGGTGGCCACCACCTTTTCGGTATGCCGGAGTTCGATGACCCGCCGGTAGTGGGCGAAGACCGAATCCTCGTCGTCGATCTGGGCGGATGCGTTGATCTCGGTGTGGTTCGGGTTCACCGCGATCCACGGCGTACCGGTGGTGAACCCGGCGTTGGCCGAATCGTCCCACTGCACCGGGGTTCTCGCGTTGTCCCGGCCCATGTACCGCAGCGCCTTCAGGACGTCCTCGGGGTCCTCACCGTGTCCGGTCGCCTCGGCGTAATGGTTGAGCGACTCGATGTCCCGGAAGTCGCCGATCCCGCCGAACGGGAAGTTGGTCATGCCCAGCTCTTCGCCCTGATAGACGTACGGCGTCCCGCGGTGCAGGTGCAGCACGGTGGCCAGGCACTTGGCCGACCGCACCCGGTGCTCCGGTGCGTCACTGCCGTAGCGGGAGACCGCCCGCGGCTGGTCGTGGTTGTTCCAGTACAGGCTGTTCCAGCCGACCTCAGCCAGACCGGCCTGCCAGCGACCCAGCGACGCCTTGACGTCGGTGAGCCGCAGCGGCTGGACGTCCCACTTTCCGCCCGGGCCCTGATCGAGCGTGACGTGCTCGAACTGGAAGACCATGTCGACCTCGGCCCGCGCGGGATCGGTGTACCTGATCGCCTCGTCGATCGTCACACCCGGCATCTCCCCGACCGTCAGGAACTGGCCGTCCCGTCCGGCGAACACCTCGCGGTTCATCTCGGCCAGGTACTCGTGGATCCGCGGGCCATCGGTGAACAGCGGCGTTCCATCGCCGTACAGGCCGTGCGACACGACCCCGTCCGGCAGGCTGCCGTCCGGCTGCACGGCCTTGGAGATCATGTTGATGACGTCCATCCGGAAGCCGTCGACCCCGCGGTCCAGCCACCAGCGCATCATCGCGTAGACCGCCTCGCGGACCTCCCGGTTCTCCCAATTGAGGTCGGGCTGCTTTTTCGAGAACAGGTGCAGGTAGTACTCGCCGGTCGACTCGTCCCATTCCCAGGCCGAGCCGGAGAAGAACGACCCCCAGTTCGTCGGCTCCGCCCCCGGGTCGCCACCGGTCATCCCTTCCCGCGGCGGGCGCCACCAGTACCAGTCGCGCTTCGGGTCGTCCTTGCTCCGACGGGCCTGCTGAAACCAGGCGTGCTCGTCCGAGGTGTGGTTGACCACCAGGTCCATCACCAGCTTGATGCCCCGCTCGTGCAGCGCCGCGAGCAACTGATCGAAGATCTCCAGCGAGCCGAAGACCGGCTCGATGTCCTGGAAGTCGCTGATGTCATACCCCGCGTCGTCCTGCGGGGACGGATACACCGGCGACAGCCAGACCACGTCCACCCCCAACCGGGCCAGGTGGTCGACCTTGGCCAGGATGCCCCCCAGGTCACCGATGCCATCCCCGTCGGAGTCCGCGAAGCTCCGCGGGTAGATCTGGTAGACGACGGCCGATTGCCACCACTGGGGTTCAGTCACGCGCCCGAACCTAGGGTGTCGCCCCACCTGATGCACGCCGACTTGTCATACCCGCATGACGATCCGCGGCCCGGAGATGCGGGTATGACAAGTCGGCCGGCGGGCCTGGGGACAGCTCGCTCGAAATGCCCCGAAATGTGAACACCTGACGGGCGGGACGACCGGACGGCTGCACCCTGCCGTCATGCCTGCTCGACAGCCACTCCCCGACCATCTGCACTCGACCCTGTTCGGGCCGGGCTCGGTGGGTCTCGGTCGAGGTCGGCTCGCCGGACCCGACCTGCTCCGCCCCCACCATGGGGTGCGGGTCAGCCGGGGCGGGCCGCTCGACCCCGCCACGCTCGAGCCCACCGAGGCGCTGCGCCTGCGGTGCCGACTCGCTCTGCACGTCCTGGGCACCGGCGCGTTCGTCGACGGCATCACGGCCGCACGGATCTGGCCGCTGCCCCTCCCGGATCAGCCCCGACCTGGCGAAGCACTGCACCTGAGCGTCTGGATCCCCGAGCGGGCGACCCGCCGGCCGGGGATCTTCGGTCGACAGATCAGCGAAGAACATGCGCGCACCGTCATCCGCCACGGGCTCCTGACGATCGACGCCGCGGCGCTCTTCTGCCACCTCGGACTGTTCCTGTCCGTCCCGGATCTGACCGCGGTGGGGGATGCCCTCGTGCTGGACCCGCGCGTCCCCGAACCCGGACGTCCGTACATCTCCCTCCCCGCGTTGACCGAACGGGTCGGCTGGTACCGCGGCCGGGGGAAACGCGCCGCCGCGACGGCACTGGAACTCATCCGACCGGGCGCCGAGTCACGTCCGGAGACGCTCCTGCGTCTGCACCTCGTCGCCGCCGGACTCCCGGAGCCGACCGTCAACCGGGACATCACGACCGGCGACGGACGCTTCGTCGCCCGGGGAGACCTCGTCTATCAGCCGTGGCGCGTGATCGTCGAGTACGACGGCGACCACCACCGGGTGGACCGAGGCCAATGGGAATCCGACATCGTCCGCCAGGAGCGCCTGGTCGCTGCCGGCTGGACGGTGATCCGGGTGACCGCGCGATCATTCTTCGGTGACCCGACCGGGGTCACGGGGCGCGTGCGTCAGGCGCTACTCGCATCCGGATGGACGCCGTGACCCGACGGGTGCAGCCCACTTGTCATACCCGCACCTTCCGGCGGATCGGGAGCATGCGGGTATGACAAGTCGGCCGCATGCGAATGCCGCGGCCGGACCGACGCCGCCGATGACCTAGCGTCACCGGATATGAGCGACAAGACGCCGGTGACGACGTCCGCACGGGTGTTGGCGATCACGGCGCTGGTCTGTTTCGCGGCCGCCGCCGTTGTCCTGATCCAGGCCTCCGGGGTGCTCGGGCTGTGGTTGCTGGTGGTCGGGGCGCTCAGCGCGACGCTGCTGGTCGTCGGCGGGTACTACGTCCTCACCTGCCGGGGCGTCGCCCGGGTTGTCGGGCTCGTCCTGATGGTGGCTGCCCTCGTCGGCACCGTCGCCCTGTTCGTCGGCCGCGAATCACTGATCACTGCAGTCCTGGTGATCGTGCTGGTGCTGGCCGGGGGCACGGCGGCCCGGGCCGCGCTGCGCAAACCGGACTTCCGCTGGATGCCGGAGACCGCCGTCTCCCCACCGAGCCGGCCCTACCTGGTCATGAACCCGCGGTCGGGTGGCGGGAAGGTCGGCAAATTCGACATGGTCGCCAAGGCCAAGGCCCTGGGCGCCGACGTCGCCCTGCTCGACGGTCCCGACGAGATCGACGTCGGTGAACTCGCCCGCCAGGCTGTACGGGACGGCGCCGACCTGCTCGGCGTGGCCGGCGGCGACGGTACCCAGGCCCTCGTCGCCGCGGTCGCCGTCGAGCACGACCTGCCGTTCGTCGTGTTGCCCGCCGGCACCCGCAACCACCTGGCCATGGATCTCGGGCTGGACCGCAACGACCCCAGTACCGCCCTCGCCGCGCTCACCGACGCGGTGGAGATCCGAATCGACATGGGCTATCTCGGGGACGAGCGCCGCCCGTTCGTCAACACGGCCTCATTCGGTGCGTACGCCGAGATCGTCCAGAACCCGGAGTACCGGGACCGCAAGGGCAGCACCATCCTGACGATGCTGCCCGACCTGCTGCAGGACAAGGAGGTGCAGCCGCAGGTGTCCGTCCGACGGGGCAACCGCTGGGTCGTGCTGCACCACCGGCAGGTCGTCCTCGTCAGCAACAACCCGTACAGCGGCGTCGGCCGTCGCGACCGGCTCGACCGGGGCGTGCTGGGGGTCGTGGCCGGAGCGATCGGGGGTCCGGCCGACGCGATACGCCTGCCCTGGCAGTGGCTGCTCGGCCGGCGCACCGCGCCGGTGCAGACCGTCGTGACGCAGCAGGTGCGGGTCGACTCGGATCGGGACGAGATGCCTGTCGGCCTGGACGGTGAAGCGATCATGCTTCCCGCCCCGGTCGTCTGCACCATCGAGCCGCGCGCGTTGCGGATCCGGCTGCCGAAGGACCGGCCCGGCGTCCCGCCACCCCCACCGGTGATCCGCTGGCGGAGGCTCTGGAACCTCGCCCTCGGACGGACGCCCTGACGTGACCGGACCGTGATCGGCCCATGGATCGCATGGGAGGAAGGTTAGGTTAACCTCACCCGTATGCCGTCCTCCTACCGCTTCCCTCGACTCCGCACCGCGGTCGCCGTGGCTGCCGCCGGGGCCATCGCCCTGGCCCTGTCCGCCTGTGGCGGTGGCTCGACCACCGCCTCCAGCACGACCTCCAGCGCGGCGGCCTCGAGCGCCGCCTCCGGCTCGAACACGCCGGCCGCCAGCGGCTTCCCGGTCACCATCACCCACGCGTTCGGTGAGACCACCATCGACTCAGCCCCCGAGCGGGTCGCGTCCTGGGGCTGGGGATCCGCCGACGCGGCCCTCGCTCTGGACGTCGTCCCGGTCGCCATCGCGCAGCAGACCTACGGCGGCAACGCCGACGGCGTGCTCCCCTGGGTCGCCGACAAGCTGACCGCGCTCGGCGCCGCGACGCCGGCGCTGCTGCCGAATAACGGCACCGACGCCCCCATCGAGCAGATCCTGGCGGCCAAGCCGGACGTTCTGCTCGCCCAGTACTCCGGGCTCACCCAGGTCGAGTACGACCGATTGACGCAGGCCAGGGTCAAGGTCGTCGCCTACCCGGACAAGCCGTGGTCGACGCCGTGGCGGGACGTCGTCACCATCACCGGGCAGGTCCTGGGCAAGACCGCCGAGGCCGAGACGGTGTTGAAGAACATCGACTCCGAGATCGCCCAGCGCGCCTCGGCCAACCCGGAGTTCGCCGGCAAGTCGATGGCCGCCGCCCTGTACTCGGGTGGCTCGCTGTACGTGTACACGCCGGCCGACCCGCGGGTGCAGTTCACCCAGGACCTCGGGTTCACCACCCCGGACAGCGTGACCAGCCTCGACACCAAGGAGGCCAGCTTCTACTTCACCCTGGCCCCCGAGCAGTTCGGCTCGCTGGACGCCGACGTGCTGCTGATGTACGGGGCCACCGACGACGAGGTCAACACCTTCCTCGCCTCCCCCGAGGCCAAGCTGTTGCCGCAGGTCAACGGCGGCAAGATCGCCAAGGTCACCGGCGAGTCCGAGGTCTCCTCCGTCTCGCCGCCGACCGCCCTGTCCCTCACGTGGGGCATGGACAAGTTCGTCGACGACATCAAGGCCGGCCTGGCCTCCTGACCCCCACCCGGAGAACGCAGAACGCCGTCACGGAGCTCTCCGTGACGGCGTTCTGCGTTTTCCGTTCGGTGGGCCGGTCAGGGGCGGGAGAACTCCTTGGCCCGCTCCTCGGCCTGCCGGCTGCCGGTGAACAGCCCCATCGTCTGGGTGGACTCGGATTCCCCGGTGCCGCGGCGCCGGCTGCTCGGGTCGGAAGCGGTCTTCTCGAAACGGCCCATCGGCTCGGCCGAACCGTTCGTCTGCGCCTGGTCCTCGGCGGTGACGACCTGGGTGCGGAGCCGCGGCAGCGCCTCCGGGTGATTGCGCTGGATGAACTCGACCAGCGCCTCCCGCACCTCACAGCGCAGGTCCCACACCGTCGGTCCGTCCTTGGCCGACACCAGGATGCGCAGTCGCACGAACGAGCCGACGGCGTCGGTGACCTGCAGGACACCGGTCCGGCCGTCCCAGATCTGCGACGCCTGCAGCGTGCGGTCCAGGTGCACCCGCAACTCGTCCACCGGCACCCGCCAGTCGACGTCCATCTCGACGGCCCCCAGCACCGCGGACTCCTTGCGGGTCCAGTTCTGGAACGGCGTGGACGTGAAGTACGTCGACGGCAGGATCAGCCGACGGTCGTCCCAGACCTTCACCACGACGTACGTCAGGGTGATCTCCTCGATGCGGCCCCACTCCTTCTCGACGACCACCACGTCGTCGACGCGGATGGCGTCGGTGAACGCCAGTTGCAGGCCGGCGAACAGGTTCGACAGGGACGACTGGGCGGCCAGACCGGCCACGATGCCCAGCACACCGGCCGAAGCCAGGATCGTCGCCCCGGCCTGACGGGCGCCCGGCAGGGTCAGCAGCATGGTGGCCAGGACGAGCACCACGATCACCGCGACCACGACCCGGCGCAGCAGGATCACCTGCGTCTGCACCCGGCGGGCCTTCCGGTTGTCGACGACGTCGACCGGGAAGCGGGCCAGGGTGAGGTCCTGGGCCACGAACGCGACCACGGCGAGCAGCCAGCCGCAGACGGCCAGGACGGCCAGACCGGTGATGGTCAGGATCGTGTCCTGCCAGCCGGCCAGGGCGGTCGTCGCGGCGATCAGCTGTCGAGCGGCGATCAGCGCGAACAGCAGCCGGAACGGGACCCGGGCGCGGCGGGTCGCCTCGACCGCGATGTCCCAGCGGCGCGCGATGCGCCGGATGATCAGGCCCAGGATCCAGGCGGCGGCGAAGCCGCCCACCACGGCGGCGAGCAGGAACAGGGAGAACCACGCGAGCGGAGCGTCACCGGTGTCGGTCGGCAAGGTGGCCAGAAGGTCGACGGACATGACTCCACCGTGCCCATTCGGGCGGGGGAGCTGAACCCGAACGGGGCGTGAGATGTCTCATCGCAACCCCTCCCCCCCCGCCATCGAGAAGACGCTTGTGTCGCGCTGATCGCGTCACCGGGCAGCACAAGCGTCCTCTCGATGGGAGCCTGGTGGCCAACCGCCCTGGCGAAGCGCAGTCGCCACGCGGAGAACCGTGAGATCCGGCGTCACGAACAAGTCCCGCGACAGCACGCGAACCACCCGCCAGCCCAACGCGGCGAGTTCCTCCAACCGCCGGACGTCCTTCTCGAACTGCGCTCGCGACGTGCGGTGCTGGTCGCCGTCGTACTCCACGACGACCCGCCACTGCCGGTCGAGCAGATCGCAGCGCGCGACGAACCGCCCGACCCCGTCGCGGACCACGCCGTTGACCTCCGGTTCCGGCAGGGACGCGTCGCCCAACCGCAGGCGAAGCAACGTCTCCGGCCGGGACTCGGCACCAGGCCGCAGCAAGGTGAGCGCGGCGACAGCGCGGCGCTTCCCTCGTCCCCGGAAGCCGTGGACCCGGTCCGCCAGCTCCTCGACAGT from Nakamurella flava encodes the following:
- a CDS encoding response regulator transcription factor, which produces MRIAVVEDDDGVAGALVDGLALHRVEAVRLTRGQDLLRRHGEFDVVLLDLGLPDMDGIDVLRDLRKVSAVPVVIQTARDDERSVVRGLRLGADDYLVKPVRMAELLARIEAVRRRAAAAAPRTTSKRHFDAVVVDLDERTVSVDGVDIALTTKEFDLLAVLVDEPGAAVSREQLMDRVWGDAFVAVSRSLDVHMAGLRAKLGRRGLIETIRGFGYRWTG
- a CDS encoding MFS transporter; translated protein: MSDLGRPALAEGGTLDATVKPISTQRAILNTIKGSSGNLVEWYDVYIYTVFAAYFENQFFDSNDKNSTIYVYGIFAVTFVMRPIGSWFFGRFADRRGRKAALTVSITLMSACSMIVALMPTRESIGIWAAIILIAVRLLQGFATGGEYGTSATYMSEAATANRRGFFSSFQYVTLVGGHVLAQFTLLIMISVMPVQDIKDWGWRIGFFIGGIAALVVLWLRRTMDESLSAEHIAAVKEGRDTGSGSLKELFTTYWRKLLWVFLVTAGGTIAFYTYSVNAPAIVKKAFGEDGATAATWVNLLSLILLMVLQPVGGLISDRIGRKPMLVFFGVGGVLYTWVLITYLPQTTSPVTAFALTAIGYIMLTGYTSVNAIVKAEVFPAHIRALGVGLGYALANSIFGGTAPVIYQAFSSAGQTTMFIVYVTAVIAVSLVVYVFFMKNRSVTALDREQGNAWTEPVGAGR
- a CDS encoding CinA family protein: MADVLAELAGAVADLVDERGLSVAAAESVTAGRVATALAAAPSSAAWFRGSLVAYHSEVKFSLLEVPEGPVITGDTARRMATRVRSLLGADVAVSSTGAGGPDAEESQPPGTVFLAVATADGCSVRRHHFTGEPPDVVEQAAAEALRELRDVLRAGAAGGPP
- a CDS encoding glycoside hydrolase family 13 protein, producing MTEPQWWQSAVVYQIYPRSFADSDGDGIGDLGGILAKVDHLARLGVDVVWLSPVYPSPQDDAGYDISDFQDIEPVFGSLEIFDQLLAALHERGIKLVMDLVVNHTSDEHAWFQQARRSKDDPKRDWYWWRPPREGMTGGDPGAEPTNWGSFFSGSAWEWDESTGEYYLHLFSKKQPDLNWENREVREAVYAMMRWWLDRGVDGFRMDVINMISKAVQPDGSLPDGVVSHGLYGDGTPLFTDGPRIHEYLAEMNREVFAGRDGQFLTVGEMPGVTIDEAIRYTDPARAEVDMVFQFEHVTLDQGPGGKWDVQPLRLTDVKASLGRWQAGLAEVGWNSLYWNNHDQPRAVSRYGSDAPEHRVRSAKCLATVLHLHRGTPYVYQGEELGMTNFPFGGIGDFRDIESLNHYAEATGHGEDPEDVLKALRYMGRDNARTPVQWDDSANAGFTTGTPWIAVNPNHTEINASAQIDDEDSVFAHYRRVIELRHTEKVVATGDFTMLLADHDQIYAFVRSEPGTALLVLANMSNETAVADQIPDAAEWERAEVLLTNAPSPEPSQPRLSLQPWEARVYRRRTDG
- a CDS encoding endonuclease domain-containing protein, with the translated sequence MPARQPLPDHLHSTLFGPGSVGLGRGRLAGPDLLRPHHGVRVSRGGPLDPATLEPTEALRLRCRLALHVLGTGAFVDGITAARIWPLPLPDQPRPGEALHLSVWIPERATRRPGIFGRQISEEHARTVIRHGLLTIDAAALFCHLGLFLSVPDLTAVGDALVLDPRVPEPGRPYISLPALTERVGWYRGRGKRAAATALELIRPGAESRPETLLRLHLVAAGLPEPTVNRDITTGDGRFVARGDLVYQPWRVIVEYDGDHHRVDRGQWESDIVRQERLVAAGWTVIRVTARSFFGDPTGVTGRVRQALLASGWTP
- a CDS encoding diacylglycerol/lipid kinase family protein, giving the protein MSDKTPVTTSARVLAITALVCFAAAAVVLIQASGVLGLWLLVVGALSATLLVVGGYYVLTCRGVARVVGLVLMVAALVGTVALFVGRESLITAVLVIVLVLAGGTAARAALRKPDFRWMPETAVSPPSRPYLVMNPRSGGGKVGKFDMVAKAKALGADVALLDGPDEIDVGELARQAVRDGADLLGVAGGDGTQALVAAVAVEHDLPFVVLPAGTRNHLAMDLGLDRNDPSTALAALTDAVEIRIDMGYLGDERRPFVNTASFGAYAEIVQNPEYRDRKGSTILTMLPDLLQDKEVQPQVSVRRGNRWVVLHHRQVVLVSNNPYSGVGRRDRLDRGVLGVVAGAIGGPADAIRLPWQWLLGRRTAPVQTVVTQQVRVDSDRDEMPVGLDGEAIMLPAPVVCTIEPRALRIRLPKDRPGVPPPPPVIRWRRLWNLALGRTP
- a CDS encoding ABC transporter substrate-binding protein, producing the protein MPSSYRFPRLRTAVAVAAAGAIALALSACGGGSTTASSTTSSAAASSAASGSNTPAASGFPVTITHAFGETTIDSAPERVASWGWGSADAALALDVVPVAIAQQTYGGNADGVLPWVADKLTALGAATPALLPNNGTDAPIEQILAAKPDVLLAQYSGLTQVEYDRLTQARVKVVAYPDKPWSTPWRDVVTITGQVLGKTAEAETVLKNIDSEIAQRASANPEFAGKSMAAALYSGGSLYVYTPADPRVQFTQDLGFTTPDSVTSLDTKEASFYFTLAPEQFGSLDADVLLMYGATDDEVNTFLASPEAKLLPQVNGGKIAKVTGESEVSSVSPPTALSLTWGMDKFVDDIKAGLAS
- a CDS encoding mechanosensitive ion channel family protein, whose amino-acid sequence is MSVDLLATLPTDTGDAPLAWFSLFLLAAVVGGFAAAWILGLIIRRIARRWDIAVEATRRARVPFRLLFALIAARQLIAATTALAGWQDTILTITGLAVLAVCGWLLAVVAFVAQDLTLARFPVDVVDNRKARRVQTQVILLRRVVVAVIVVLVLATMLLTLPGARQAGATILASAGVLGIVAGLAAQSSLSNLFAGLQLAFTDAIRVDDVVVVEKEWGRIEEITLTYVVVKVWDDRRLILPSTYFTSTPFQNWTRKESAVLGAVEMDVDWRVPVDELRVHLDRTLQASQIWDGRTGVLQVTDAVGSFVRLRILVSAKDGPTVWDLRCEVREALVEFIQRNHPEALPRLRTQVVTAEDQAQTNGSAEPMGRFEKTASDPSSRRRGTGESESTQTMGLFTGSRQAEERAKEFSRP